In a single window of the Papaver somniferum cultivar HN1 chromosome 8, ASM357369v1, whole genome shotgun sequence genome:
- the LOC113302782 gene encoding putative pentatricopeptide repeat-containing protein At2g02150, with amino-acid sequence MCMRKSSLGYFRVARKSLNVLFNKTSISSSSNAFTNVSPLGCTMFIWFTGFIHMFQFPFSTGTKKHQEDLNIVSVRQIIQDERWDDFRLVGFFSSVLAPARVSRILVELKEEPCLAFKFFNWAAKQDGYGGTAESYCILVHILFASRMYFDAQEVLKSLIYKRRVLPGFDVFDVMWSTKGVCKTGFGVFDALFSVLTHLGLFEEANECFSKMRKVKILPKARSCNVFLHRVSKSGQSNLSRKFFNDMIAAKIIPSVFTYNIMIDVMCKGGDLETARSLFEQMKKMGLTPDVVTYNTLIDGYGKFGQLQEALCIFEEMKVTGCNPDAITYNALINCSCKSEQIPKAFWYLRDMKEKGIKPNQVTYSTLIDGLCKEGMLQEANKFFAGMRLVGLFPNEFTYTSLIDGNCKAGNLTEALELFSEMVKTGKVLNIVTYTALIDGLCKEGKVEEGERVFRDMLKTGIVANQLSYTALVHGYFKKKMAEKAVVLLKEMSEEGIKADISLYGTIIWGLCEQGKLKEATILMDEMIYGGLKLNHFIYTTLMDAYFKAGKAREALSLLDKMQEVGVVPSVVTYCVLIDGLCRVGMVEEASNHFERMGDVGLHPNMVVFTALIDGLSKNYSLEEAKNLFHIMAGKGMIPDKFAYTSLMDGNLKHGYLQEAFDLRDKMLESGIKLDLHAYTSLIWGLCQYDQVKEARALLAEMIEQGILPDKAAYSCLIRKYHQQGNADEAIELHNEMSERGLITGINGHAVPNK; translated from the coding sequence ATGTGTATGAGAAAATCCAGTCTAGGATACTTCAGAGTTGCCAGAAAGAGCCTAAATGTTTTATTCAATAAAAcgtcaatatcatcatcatctaatGCATTCACAAATGTTTCACCTCTGGGCTGCACTATGTTTATCTGGTTCACTGGTTTCATACATATGTTTCAGTTTCCATTCTCAACTGGTACAAAAAAACACCAAGAAGATTTGAATATTGTATCGGTACGTCAGATTATCCAAGATGAAAGATGGGACGATTTTAGACTTGTTGGGTTTTTTAGTTCTGTTTTAGCCCCTGCTAGAGTTTCTAGGATTTTAGTAGAGTTAAAGGAGGAACCATGTCTAGCTTTTAAGTTTTTTAATTGGGCAGCTAAGCAAGATGGTTATGGTGGTACAGCGGAGTCGTATTGTATTCTTGTTCATATATTATTTGCGTCTAGAATGTATTTTGATGCACAAGAGGTTTTGAAAAGTTTGATTTATAAGAGAAGGGTTTTGCCTGGTTTTGATGTTTTTGATGTAATGTGGTCGACGAAAGGTGTTTGCAAGACGggttttggagtctttgatgcgtTGTTTAGTGTCTTGACCCATTTAGGTTTGTTTGAAGAAGCCAATGAGTGTTTTTCAAAGATGAGAAAAGTTAAGATTTTGCCGAAGGCAAGGTCTTGTAATGTTTTTTTGCATAGAGTTTCAAAGTCTGGTCAATCAAACTTGTCGAGAAAGTTTTTTAACGACATGATTGCAGCCAAGATTATACCGTCGGTTTTCACTTACAATATTATGATAGATGTTATGTGCAAGGGAGGGGACTTAGAGACAGCGAGGAGTTTGTTTGAGCAAATGAAGAAAATGGGTTTGACACCAGATGTTGTTACATATAATACGCTAATTGATGGGTATGGGAAGTTCGGACAACTACAGGAAGCGCTGTGTATATTCGAGGAAATGAAGGTGACAGGTTGTAATCCTGATGCGATAACTTACAATGCTTTGATAAATTGTTCTTGTAAATCTGAACAGATTCCTAAGGCCTTTTGGTATCTCCGTGATATGAAGGAGAAAGGGATCAAACCAAATCAAGTTACCTATAGTACGTTAATAGATGGTCTTTGTAAGGAAGGGATGCTTCAAGAGGCAAACAAATTTTTTGCTGGTATGCGATTGGTAGGACTCTTCCCTAATGAGTTCACATATACTTCTTTAATAGATGGAAACTGCAAAGCTGGCAATCTTACAGAAGCTTTGGAGCTGTTTAGTGAAATGGTGAAGACAGGAAAAGTTTTGAACATTGTTACTTACACGGCATTAATAGATGGGCTATGTAAAGAAGGGAAGGTGGAGGAAGGCGAAAGGGTTTTCAGGGATATGTTAAAAACTGGAATTGTTGCGAACCAGCTTAGCTACACTGCCCTGGTTCATGGGTATTTCAAGAAGAAGATGGCAGAGAAGGCTGTAGTTTTATTGAAAGAAATGAGTGAAGAAGGCATCAAAGCTGACATATCTCTCTATGGAACAATCATTTGGGGACTTTGTGAGCAAGGAAAGCTTAAAGAAGCCACCATTTTAATGGATGAAATGATATATGGTGGTTTAAAGTTGAATCATTTTATCTACACAACATTAATGGATGCTTATTTCAAGGCAGGAAAGGCCCGGGAAGCTCTCAGTCTCTTAGATAAGATGCAGGAAGTGGGTGTTGTCCCCTCAGTTGTGACTTATTGTGTCTTGATTGATGGTCTGTGCAGGGTCGGGATGGTAGAAGAAGCATCCAATCATTTTGAAAGGATGGGAGATGTGGGTTTGCATCCTAACATGGTTGTTTTTACGGCTCTCATCGATGGACTTAGTAAGAATTATTCTTTGGAAGAAGCAAAGAATTTGTTTCATATAATGGCGGGGAAGGGTATGATTCCTGATAAATTTGCTTACACATCTCTGATGGACGGAAATTTGAAgcatggatatcttcaagaagcTTTTGACCTGCGGGACAAAATGTTGGAAAGTGGTATTAAGCTCGATCTTCATGCTTATACTTCGTTAATATGGGGGCTTTGTCAATATGATCAAGTAAAAGAAGCACGGGCTTTGCTGGCTGAGATGATAGAGCAGGGCATTCTTCCAGATAAAGCTGCTTATAGTTGTCTTATCAGAAAGTATCACCAGCAGGGAAATGCGGATGAAGCTATTGAATTACATAATGAGATGTCTGAAAGGGGACTGATCACAGGCATTAATGGTCATGCAGTACCAAATAAATGA